The genomic stretch AAGtggtttattgtatttaattgaCGGTGCCACCAACAAAATACCAATTCATATGGAATGCCATGAAATTTTTTGCCATAGTACAAACTATAACTGAACAATTAACTTAACACttatatgtgtgtaaaaatctattttaatttcactattGTATGTGTTCATATAGCTTTTGGGTGAGAGAGAATCTCCTGTCATGTCCTGTCCAGACAAGACACTTGTGATGCTTGAATATTGCTCAGACAACATTAATCAGGTAAGTTTCAAAACCTCACTATCATCATTACACTACATTaccatttcatcatcatcatctgtcattTCCTCAGTATATAATTGTATTATTAGCTCTCAGGGTATCAGTAAGTACAGTCTTTTGTGTCTAAATGTATGTCACAGTGCTGTACTGACTGTTGATTTATGTGAAAGGatgaacaaatgtttttttgtttacatacagtatacttgAGACCTTATCATTTTCCTGTATAGATAATTGTGTTAACTCACTACATATCAACAGGTACAGTCTTATTGTACCTTAATGgttatttaatgatatttttttccctttctctaCACAAGGTTTCAACTGAAGCACATCCTCACCATGCAGCCTGGGCATCTGACTGCACCAAAGATGTTGAACAGGTGACTTCATTTATATTGAATGTTGATATTGATGTCAGATTTCTTTCAGTAGCAAAACAGTTTTGACTGGAAGTTGACAGGAGGGTATAGATACACAGTCCTCAGTGTGTCTACAATGCTCAGGTATAGACACTCTGAGGACTGTGTATTTGGACACTGTCAGTGACATTattgagaaatgtattttaagagcTAAGTGTTACAGATACACAGTCCTCAGTGTGTATGTTCTGTTCAGGTATAGACACTCTGAGGTCTCTATATGTGCACTGTTAAGTATTTAGTAGTATCAGTATTTCTATGTAATGTTAGATGCATAGCAGTTTTTCATCATTGCTGTATGGAAGtggtttattgtatttaattaaaaatagcAATTCATATGGAAtgccatgaaaataaaattacaagAGTAAGGACATGGATTTTGCTGTAGAGACACTGAAATGATCTCTTTCCACAAATTTTAGCCATAGTACAAAGTATAACTGAACAATTAATTTAACACttatatgtgtgtaaaaatctattttaatttcactattGTATGTTTTCATATAGCTTTTGGGTGAGAGAGAATCTCTGTCATGTCCTGTGCAGACAAGACACTTGTATATTGCTCAGACAACATTAATCAGGTAAGTTTTAAAACCTCACTATCATCATCTGTCATTTCCTCAGTATATAATTGTATTGTTAGCTCTCAGGGTATCAGCAGGTACAGACTTGTTGTGCCTTAATGGTCATTCAATGATATTTTATCCCTTTCTCTACACAAGGTTTCAACTGAAGCACATCCTCACCATGCAGGCTGGGCATCTGACTGCACCAAAGATGTTGAACAGGTGACTTCATTTCTATTGaatgttagggttaggggttaggggttagggttagggttaggggttaggggttagggttagggtggggGAACTGAACCCCACCCCCAACTGAGTGGGGGAAGGGAGGCGCACAGTCCATCCCCTGgaagggggttagggttaggggttagggttagggttaggggttagggttagggt from Thunnus thynnus unplaced genomic scaffold, fThuThy2.1 SCAFFOLD_36, whole genome shotgun sequence encodes the following:
- the LOC137178759 gene encoding uncharacterized protein isoform X3 — protein: MGKKLCIDAAREDDSLGRLINDDHDIRPGEEITYNYGDSDWPWRLKVSTEAHPHHAAWASDCTKDVKQLLGERESPVMSCPDKTLVMLEYCSDNINQVSTEAHPHHAAWASDCTKDVEQVTSFILNVDIDVRFLSVAKQF